A genomic region of Ensifer adhaerens contains the following coding sequences:
- a CDS encoding group III truncated hemoglobin, translated as MNDELQGRAAHVAAIRDRAEAEMKAIGVDDAFISHLVDTFYGRVLAHPELGPVFDARLSGRWPEHMEKMKSFWSAVAFRNGAYGGKPVQAHVGVANMTPDLFPKWLALFSTTLDDIAPNPEAKAWFMATAERIARSLTLSLFYNPALDDPALKRG; from the coding sequence ATGAACGACGAATTGCAGGGCCGTGCCGCCCATGTCGCGGCGATCCGCGATCGGGCGGAAGCCGAAATGAAGGCGATCGGCGTCGATGACGCCTTCATCAGCCATCTGGTCGATACGTTCTATGGTCGGGTGCTCGCCCATCCGGAGCTCGGCCCGGTCTTCGACGCGCGCCTTTCCGGGCGCTGGCCGGAGCACATGGAAAAGATGAAGAGCTTCTGGTCGGCCGTCGCCTTCCGCAACGGCGCCTATGGCGGCAAGCCGGTTCAGGCCCATGTCGGCGTTGCCAACATGACGCCCGATCTCTTTCCGAAATGGCTGGCGCTTTTCTCAACGACGCTCGACGACATCGCCCCCAACCCGGAGGCAAAGGCCTGGTTCATGGCCACGGCCGAACGCATCGCCCGCAGCCTGACACTGTCCCTCTTCTACAATCCCGCGCTTGACGACCCCGCGCTGAAACGCGGGTGA
- a CDS encoding PLP-dependent aminotransferase family protein — MLDWEHIFATRSSRMRASEIRELLKLLDRPDIISFAGGIPDPALFPDAEFKDAYAEIFAGPTVGAALQYSVSEGYKPLREWLAKQMAALGIPAGVDNIFITSGSQQGLDYLGKLFLSPNDTALVTWPTYLGALQAFNAYEPTYDQLNPNGNRTPEAYRQAADEAGGRVKFAYLSADFANPTGETVDRAGRERVLALAEELDIAVIEDAAYQSLRYDGEPIPPILALEIAKKGDINNTRTIYCGSFSKTLAPGLRVGWVVASDKVIRKLVLMKQAADLHSSTINQMAICTVAERGFDQQVAKIHRVYKQRRNAMLAALAKYMPEGVSWTKPEGGMFVWVTLPKGMDGAALLAKSIETAKVAFVPGRAFFADGSGENTLRVSFSCANDQMIDEGIRRLGDLIRGEVAALAA, encoded by the coding sequence ATGCTGGATTGGGAACATATCTTCGCGACGCGCTCGAGCCGGATGCGCGCCTCGGAAATCCGCGAACTCTTGAAGCTGCTCGACCGCCCCGACATCATCTCGTTTGCCGGTGGCATTCCCGATCCGGCGCTGTTTCCGGATGCGGAATTCAAGGACGCCTATGCGGAAATCTTTGCAGGCCCGACCGTAGGCGCGGCGCTGCAGTACTCGGTCAGCGAAGGCTACAAGCCGCTGCGCGAATGGCTCGCCAAGCAGATGGCGGCGCTCGGTATTCCCGCCGGCGTCGACAACATCTTCATCACTTCGGGCTCGCAGCAGGGCCTCGACTATCTCGGCAAGCTGTTCCTGTCGCCGAACGACACGGCGCTCGTCACCTGGCCGACCTATCTCGGCGCGCTGCAGGCCTTCAATGCCTATGAGCCGACCTACGACCAGCTGAACCCGAACGGCAACCGCACGCCGGAGGCCTACCGCCAGGCGGCAGACGAAGCCGGCGGCCGCGTCAAGTTTGCCTATCTTTCTGCCGATTTCGCCAACCCGACCGGCGAGACCGTCGACCGGGCCGGCCGCGAGCGCGTGCTGGCACTGGCCGAAGAGCTCGACATCGCCGTGATCGAAGACGCGGCCTACCAGTCGTTGCGCTACGACGGCGAGCCGATCCCGCCGATCCTGGCGCTTGAAATCGCCAAGAAGGGCGACATCAACAACACCCGCACGATCTATTGCGGCTCGTTCTCCAAGACGCTCGCTCCCGGCCTTCGCGTCGGCTGGGTCGTCGCCTCGGACAAGGTGATCCGCAAGCTCGTGCTGATGAAGCAGGCCGCCGATCTGCACTCGTCGACCATCAACCAGATGGCGATCTGCACCGTTGCCGAGCGCGGCTTCGACCAGCAGGTGGCCAAGATCCACCGGGTCTACAAGCAACGCCGCAACGCGATGCTGGCGGCTCTTGCAAAGTACATGCCCGAAGGCGTTTCCTGGACGAAGCCGGAAGGCGGCATGTTCGTCTGGGTCACGCTGCCGAAGGGCATGGATGGCGCGGCACTGTTGGCGAAATCGATCGAGACCGCCAAGGTCGCCTTCGTTCCCGGCCGCGCCTTCTTTGCCGATGGCTCGGGCGAGAACACGCTGCGCGTTTCCTTCTCCTGCGCCAACGACCAGATGATCGACGAGGGCATCCGCCGTCTCGGTGACCTCATCCGCGGTGAGGTCGCGGCGCTGGCCGCTTAA
- a CDS encoding DUF6616 family protein: protein MPHYLTELYSAKPAWLALPHQGRQQFLTAIGSAMPALSALGVELITFGKVDQSKLHAASQSFFAVWRCPDASALEALVAGIAQSGWHEYFDTINAGGKGTDFAGHLTQLGEAA, encoded by the coding sequence ATGCCTCACTACCTGACCGAACTTTACAGCGCCAAGCCGGCCTGGCTCGCCCTTCCCCACCAGGGACGCCAGCAGTTCCTGACCGCGATCGGCTCCGCCATGCCGGCTCTCTCGGCACTCGGCGTCGAGCTCATCACCTTCGGCAAGGTCGACCAATCGAAGCTGCATGCGGCATCGCAGAGCTTCTTCGCCGTCTGGCGCTGCCCGGATGCGTCAGCGCTCGAAGCCCTCGTCGCCGGTATCGCCCAATCGGGCTGGCACGAATATTTCGACACCATCAACGCCGGCGGCAAGGGCACCGACTTTGCCGGCCACCTCACGCAACTCGGCGAAGCCGCTTGA
- a CDS encoding MarR family winged helix-turn-helix transcriptional regulator, whose protein sequence is MTMLEQKHRALLQEAERRAVAETGNMRACFELLALSGAIDRDCAARLAPHRLSEGKFVILFLLNDQPAGLSPHELADRAGVTRATITGLIDGLERDGFVVRRSGLDDRRKIAVVLTETGRKTAGNLLGEHSAWIASLFAGFNAEEHQTFHRLLQRIRQNLEAGATPRNSPETQP, encoded by the coding sequence ATGACAATGCTGGAACAGAAACACCGGGCCCTGCTGCAGGAAGCCGAGCGTCGGGCGGTCGCCGAGACCGGCAACATGCGCGCCTGCTTCGAACTGCTGGCGCTCTCCGGCGCGATCGACCGGGACTGCGCCGCAAGACTGGCACCCCACCGGCTTTCGGAAGGCAAGTTCGTTATCCTCTTCCTGCTCAACGATCAACCCGCGGGCCTGTCTCCGCACGAGCTTGCCGACCGGGCCGGCGTGACGCGCGCCACCATCACCGGGCTCATCGACGGTCTGGAGCGTGACGGCTTCGTCGTGCGCCGCTCGGGCCTCGATGACCGCCGCAAGATCGCGGTCGTCCTGACCGAAACCGGCCGCAAGACCGCAGGCAACCTGCTCGGCGAACACAGCGCCTGGATCGCCTCGCTGTTTGCCGGCTTCAACGCTGAAGAGCACCAGACGTTCCACAGACTGCTGCAGCGCATCCGGCAAAATCTTGAGGCCGGGGCCACGCCGCGCAACAGCCCGGAAACGCAGCCGTGA
- a CDS encoding GNAT family N-acetyltransferase — protein MRIRPAVKDDHPALCAIDTVAVGDPRRTVDIAGWVAQGCCHLVEIDGEVAAYGVLTHHFFGHAFIEMLMVGASWRRRGLGAALIAHFQAMSSGAKLFSSTNMSNRPMQDLLVKAGFRPSGYIDNLDENDPEIVFYSPLEPNAT, from the coding sequence ATGCGCATTCGACCTGCGGTCAAGGACGACCATCCGGCGCTCTGCGCGATCGACACCGTTGCAGTGGGCGATCCGAGGCGAACGGTCGACATCGCCGGCTGGGTCGCGCAGGGCTGCTGCCATCTGGTCGAGATCGATGGCGAAGTGGCGGCCTATGGCGTGCTGACGCACCATTTCTTTGGCCATGCGTTCATCGAGATGCTGATGGTCGGTGCGTCCTGGCGCCGGCGTGGCCTCGGTGCGGCGCTGATCGCGCATTTCCAGGCGATGTCCTCGGGGGCGAAGCTCTTCAGCTCGACCAACATGTCGAACCGCCCGATGCAGGACCTCTTGGTCAAGGCCGGATTCCGGCCCAGCGGCTATATCGACAATCTTGACGAGAACGATCCGGAGATCGTGTTCTACAGCCCCCTCGAGCCGAACGCGACTTGA
- a CDS encoding siderophore-interacting protein, giving the protein MDNSPTYSDLPTPRIERVRHELKRRSLVVSGIERVTPGMLRITLSGEDLADFVSLGADDHIKVFVPGADGTEERRDYTPRRYDNDARILALDFALHEAGPVTAWAMAASVGDRLEIGGPRGSAVVSGDFRRWLLIGDETALPAIGRRIEETPAGHQITSIAAVTGLDERQKFRTEAALTTHWAYRPLAEAHDPGTLLAVVRQVPLEPGTFVWVAAEATVTRAIRAHFVEERGLPLSWLKASGYWLKGKADSTEKFE; this is encoded by the coding sequence ATGGACAATTCTCCCACCTATTCCGATCTCCCGACGCCGCGCATCGAGCGTGTTCGCCATGAGCTGAAGCGCCGCTCGCTCGTCGTTTCCGGCATTGAACGGGTGACGCCGGGTATGCTCCGGATCACGCTTTCCGGTGAGGATCTCGCCGACTTCGTCAGCCTCGGGGCTGATGATCATATCAAGGTCTTCGTGCCCGGCGCCGATGGCACCGAGGAACGCCGGGACTATACGCCTCGGCGCTACGACAACGACGCGCGCATTCTGGCGCTTGATTTCGCTTTGCACGAGGCGGGCCCTGTGACCGCCTGGGCGATGGCGGCCTCCGTCGGGGACAGGCTCGAAATCGGCGGGCCGCGCGGTTCGGCGGTCGTGTCTGGAGATTTCAGGCGCTGGCTGCTGATCGGCGACGAGACGGCACTGCCTGCGATCGGGCGGCGGATCGAGGAAACGCCGGCGGGTCATCAGATCACCAGTATCGCCGCTGTCACCGGGCTGGACGAGCGACAGAAATTCCGCACCGAGGCGGCGCTCACCACCCATTGGGCCTATCGCCCGCTCGCTGAAGCGCACGATCCCGGAACGCTGCTCGCGGTCGTGCGTCAGGTTCCGCTCGAGCCCGGCACCTTCGTCTGGGTCGCGGCAGAAGCGACGGTGACGCGGGCGATCCGCGCCCATTTCGTCGAGGAGCGGGGCCTGCCGCTTTCCTGGCTCAAGGCCTCCGGCTACTGGTTGAAGGGCAAGGCGGACAGTACCGAGAAGTTCGAATAG
- a CDS encoding DUF1194 domain-containing protein has protein sequence MVLRSVLLACAFLLCGSTSAEPFRVDLELVLAVDVSYSMELDEQRIQRQGYVAAFLEPALIEAVANGPLGRIAVTYVEWGGAAVQVTPWTLIDGRGTAAQYSELLGRQPIRRIAFTSISNTLAFTRRLFDLSPFEGSRRVIDISGDGPNNSGVPAPVARNSTVARGITIDGLPIMLKTQQPDSASIPDLDAYYRECVIGGDGAFLVKVTDSSEFAKAILRKLVTEISGQEVSRLDRAPVRPAQYGKDYNCFIGEEMQERMIGR, from the coding sequence ATGGTGCTCAGATCGGTCCTTCTTGCCTGCGCCTTTTTGCTTTGCGGAAGCACCTCCGCCGAGCCGTTCAGGGTCGACCTCGAACTGGTGCTCGCCGTCGATGTCTCCTACTCCATGGAGCTTGACGAGCAGCGTATCCAGCGACAGGGCTATGTCGCCGCCTTTCTGGAGCCCGCGCTGATCGAGGCCGTCGCGAACGGCCCACTCGGGCGCATCGCCGTTACCTATGTCGAATGGGGCGGCGCAGCGGTACAGGTCACGCCCTGGACGCTGATCGATGGTCGCGGCACGGCAGCGCAATATTCCGAGCTTCTCGGCCGGCAACCGATCCGGCGGATCGCCTTCACCTCAATTTCCAACACGCTTGCCTTCACCCGACGGCTGTTCGATCTCAGCCCCTTCGAGGGCAGCCGCCGGGTCATCGATATCTCCGGCGACGGCCCCAACAATTCCGGTGTGCCCGCCCCCGTCGCCCGCAATTCCACCGTCGCCCGTGGCATCACCATCGATGGCTTGCCGATCATGCTGAAGACGCAGCAACCCGATAGCGCCTCGATCCCGGACCTCGACGCCTACTACCGCGAATGCGTGATCGGCGGCGACGGCGCCTTTCTCGTGAAGGTGACGGACAGCAGCGAGTTCGCCAAGGCGATCCTGCGCAAACTCGTCACGGAGATCTCCGGCCAGGAAGTGAGCCGCCTGGATAGGGCGCCAGTGCGGCCGGCCCAATACGGCAAGGACTACAATTGCTTCATCGGCGAGGAGATGCAGGAGCGCATGATCGGACGTTAG
- the recX gene encoding recombination regulator RecX: MEDETDQSDQPTPRMYAWARNSAAYRLHRQMLTEKQLFDAIARKAREKFEDISVTQVELLAAAAVTFGYDNGALNDAAYAEVKTRSGMRGGKSKRAIAQKLSQKGVAKGDVAAAIAEADDLYAAVVLARKRAFGPFRKVDLDEKRSAKELSAFARGGFSFELGKRVFSMSFDEAEEILIEGRSL, encoded by the coding sequence CTGGAAGACGAGACGGATCAATCGGATCAGCCGACGCCGCGCATGTATGCCTGGGCGCGCAATTCCGCTGCCTATCGCCTTCATCGCCAGATGCTGACGGAGAAGCAGCTCTTCGACGCGATCGCCCGCAAGGCGCGGGAGAAGTTCGAGGATATCAGCGTCACGCAGGTGGAGCTGCTGGCCGCTGCCGCCGTGACCTTTGGCTACGACAACGGGGCGCTCAACGATGCCGCCTATGCCGAGGTCAAGACCCGGTCGGGCATGCGGGGCGGAAAATCCAAGCGCGCGATCGCGCAGAAACTATCGCAGAAGGGCGTCGCCAAGGGCGATGTCGCTGCCGCGATCGCAGAGGCCGACGATCTCTACGCCGCCGTGGTGCTTGCGAGAAAACGCGCCTTCGGTCCGTTTCGCAAGGTCGATCTCGACGAGAAGCGCTCGGCAAAGGAGCTCTCCGCCTTTGCGCGGGGCGGCTTCAGTTTCGAACTGGGCAAGCGGGTCTTTTCGATGTCGTTCGACGAGGCCGAGGAAATCCTGATCGAGGGCCGCTCGCTCTGA
- a CDS encoding MFS transporter, translated as MSVGLTPSDERAVGDPPVGRSDALKWPPRLWVALFIFSGVILLDGLDISMIAVAIPEIQAEFGISAVTAQWLVSAYILAFGGFLLLGGRCADLFGRRRVLVAGLGVFAVVSLFGTVTNDPLLLIVSRFIKGMTAGFTGPAAMSLLTTTFPEGPHRNKAFGIFNLFEASGYSSGLIVGGLLAGLDWRYIFVLPAPIAVLLMIAALRFLPPDPPRTGRLRPDIAGAVTLVAGMLLFVFTVAATADAGWSSLRTIGGLALSALLLLAFVLIERRVAEPLIRLGIFRNKSLVAANVSAALLYGGAMGFQFLMALYLQNLHGWKPLHMALVLLPAGLMVVILGPKLGALMNRFGVNRVLMVGLVAFVPCYLMMLRIGPTPDLWTVLLPASLLWGIGFALSISALMVTGTNGVADEEQGLAAGLLNSALQVGGACGLAVVTAAITPGTELAMLYPGVVVILALAVLTLLAQLINRRG; from the coding sequence ATGTCAGTTGGCTTGACCCCGAGTGACGAGCGGGCCGTCGGCGACCCGCCGGTCGGCCGCAGCGATGCGCTCAAGTGGCCGCCCCGCCTTTGGGTGGCGCTCTTCATCTTCAGCGGGGTGATCCTGCTCGATGGGCTCGATATCTCGATGATCGCCGTGGCAATCCCCGAAATCCAGGCGGAGTTCGGCATCAGCGCCGTCACCGCCCAATGGCTGGTCAGCGCCTATATCCTCGCCTTTGGCGGCTTCCTGCTGCTCGGCGGGCGCTGCGCGGACCTTTTCGGCCGCCGGCGCGTGCTGGTGGCCGGGCTCGGCGTCTTTGCCGTGGTGTCGCTGTTCGGCACGGTCACCAACGATCCGCTTCTGTTGATCGTTTCGCGCTTCATCAAGGGCATGACGGCGGGCTTTACCGGGCCGGCCGCCATGTCGCTGCTGACCACGACCTTCCCCGAAGGTCCGCACCGCAACAAGGCCTTCGGCATCTTCAATCTCTTCGAAGCCTCGGGCTACTCTTCCGGCCTCATCGTCGGCGGCCTGCTCGCCGGGCTCGATTGGCGGTACATATTCGTATTGCCGGCGCCGATCGCCGTGCTCCTGATGATCGCCGCCCTGCGATTTCTTCCACCGGACCCGCCGCGCACCGGACGCCTGCGGCCCGATATCGCCGGCGCCGTCACCCTCGTCGCCGGCATGCTGCTCTTCGTCTTCACCGTCGCCGCGACGGCCGATGCCGGCTGGAGCTCGCTGCGCACGATCGGTGGCCTTGCGCTCTCCGCCCTGCTCCTCCTCGCCTTCGTGCTGATCGAGCGCCGTGTCGCCGAGCCACTGATCCGGCTCGGGATCTTCCGCAACAAAAGCTTGGTGGCGGCCAATGTCAGCGCCGCCCTGCTCTATGGCGGCGCCATGGGCTTTCAGTTCCTGATGGCGCTCTACCTGCAGAACCTGCACGGCTGGAAACCGCTGCACATGGCGCTGGTGCTGCTGCCGGCCGGCCTCATGGTCGTCATCCTCGGGCCGAAGCTCGGCGCGCTGATGAACCGCTTCGGCGTCAACCGCGTGCTGATGGTCGGCCTTGTCGCCTTCGTGCCCTGCTATCTCATGATGCTACGCATCGGCCCGACGCCCGATCTGTGGACCGTGCTCCTGCCGGCTTCGCTCCTCTGGGGCATCGGCTTTGCACTCAGCATCTCGGCGCTGATGGTCACCGGCACCAACGGCGTCGCCGATGAGGAACAGGGGCTTGCCGCCGGTCTGCTCAACAGCGCGCTGCAGGTCGGCGGCGCCTGCGGCCTTGCCGTCGTCACCGCTGCGATCACGCCCGGCACCGAGCTTGCAATGCTCTATCCCGGCGTTGTCGTCATCCTCGCACTCGCCGTGCTGACGTTGCTTGCGCAGCTGATCAATCGCCGCGGCTGA
- a CDS encoding NUDIX hydrolase: MKSTKKDSPPKPAKAGTILQQLARSPEKLFSGSFRQQYAALCFRRVKESRDIEILVVTSRESGRWVIPKGWPMKRKKPFEAAAIEAWQEAGVRGKVRKKPVGSYTYLKALDDGDVVPCVVDIFQIEVNEISDDFKERGERILAWVSPDEAARRVREIELKSLLVEFTPR; the protein is encoded by the coding sequence ATGAAATCGACCAAGAAAGACAGCCCACCAAAGCCCGCCAAGGCCGGAACGATCTTGCAGCAACTGGCAAGATCGCCCGAAAAGCTGTTTTCAGGATCGTTCCGCCAGCAATATGCAGCCCTGTGTTTCCGCCGCGTGAAAGAGAGCCGCGACATCGAGATCCTGGTGGTTACCTCGCGCGAGAGCGGCCGCTGGGTCATTCCCAAGGGCTGGCCGATGAAGCGCAAGAAACCGTTCGAGGCCGCAGCGATCGAGGCCTGGCAGGAGGCGGGCGTACGCGGCAAGGTCAGGAAGAAGCCGGTCGGCAGCTACACCTATCTGAAAGCGCTCGACGATGGCGACGTGGTGCCCTGCGTGGTCGATATCTTCCAGATCGAAGTCAACGAAATCAGCGACGACTTCAAGGAGCGCGGCGAGCGCATTCTCGCCTGGGTCAGCCCCGACGAGGCGGCGCGCCGCGTGCGCGAGATCGAGCTGAAATCGCTATTGGTCGAGTTCACGCCGCGCTGA
- the gcvA gene encoding transcriptional regulator GcvA: MSRMLPGTRALRTFEAAGRHLNFTRAADEVGLTPAAVSYQIKEIEDQLGLVLFTRTSRSIQLTPAGAVVFEAAVQALETLQGAVGRARKMARGARQLRLSLSPRFATNWLLPRLSQFRAAHPAIELTFDINDEVRDLETEDVDIAIRFGSGRYAQMRAERLFEAVIAPVCSPKLISAGSEPKNPRDLFGHTLSHVECYTEGMLWPNWRMWMAAAGIDDFDDSRCVAFSDTSHVVEAVIDGGAVGLVDLAMIKNELAEGRLVRLFDIGVSLGGDYAYHLVYPESASQDPRIMAFSDWLLSEVGRAKAAPASEMAG, from the coding sequence ATGAGCCGAATGCTGCCAGGGACGCGCGCGCTGAGGACATTCGAGGCGGCCGGCCGCCATCTGAACTTCACCCGCGCGGCCGACGAGGTGGGGCTGACGCCAGCGGCCGTCAGCTACCAGATCAAGGAAATCGAGGATCAGCTTGGCCTCGTGCTGTTCACGCGCACCAGCCGCAGCATCCAGTTGACACCGGCTGGCGCGGTCGTGTTCGAAGCGGCCGTCCAGGCGCTCGAGACCTTGCAGGGGGCAGTCGGCCGCGCCCGCAAGATGGCGCGTGGCGCCCGGCAGCTGCGCCTGTCGCTCAGCCCACGTTTTGCCACCAACTGGCTGCTGCCGCGGCTGTCGCAGTTCCGCGCCGCCCACCCGGCGATCGAGCTGACATTCGACATCAACGACGAGGTGAGGGACCTAGAAACCGAAGATGTCGACATCGCCATCCGCTTCGGTTCCGGCCGCTATGCGCAGATGCGGGCGGAGCGGCTGTTCGAGGCGGTGATTGCGCCGGTTTGCAGCCCAAAGCTGATTTCCGCCGGCAGCGAACCGAAAAACCCGCGCGACCTCTTCGGCCATACGCTCTCTCACGTCGAGTGCTACACCGAAGGCATGCTCTGGCCGAACTGGCGCATGTGGATGGCGGCGGCCGGCATCGACGATTTCGACGACAGCCGATGCGTCGCCTTTTCCGACACGAGCCATGTGGTAGAGGCGGTGATCGACGGCGGTGCCGTCGGGCTCGTCGACCTGGCGATGATCAAGAACGAACTGGCGGAGGGCCGCCTGGTGCGGCTGTTCGACATCGGCGTCAGTCTTGGCGGGGACTATGCCTATCACCTGGTCTATCCCGAAAGCGCGAGCCAGGATCCGCGGATCATGGCCTTCAGCGACTGGCTGCTTTCGGAAGTGGGGCGGGCAAAGGCGGCGCCGGCCTCGGAAATGGCCGGCTGA
- a CDS encoding DNA alkylation repair protein produces the protein MTESETKARGVASIGSERLAQLNAGAEAATLTECLAVDFAALMGSILPGIGDDALAEMRAAASAGISRRMPLAAKLIAESLGPSALQELAHHSSDTARGWACFMVAAVDGMPLAERLAAIRPLADDGHFGVREWAWIAVRPHLSADLDQAIALLAAGWTSDPSERIRRFASESIRPRGVWCTHIAPLKKEPERALPVLEPLRADPSPYVQDSVGNWLNDAAKDRPEWVQALCARWSAESLSPATARICRRALRSIPTKSTSRDG, from the coding sequence GTGACCGAAAGCGAGACCAAAGCACGCGGCGTCGCCAGCATCGGCTCCGAGCGTCTGGCGCAACTGAACGCCGGCGCGGAAGCCGCGACCTTGACCGAGTGCCTCGCGGTCGATTTTGCGGCACTCATGGGCAGCATCCTGCCCGGCATCGGCGACGATGCCCTTGCCGAGATGAGAGCGGCCGCCTCGGCCGGCATTTCCCGGCGCATGCCGCTCGCCGCAAAGCTGATCGCGGAAAGCCTCGGTCCTTCTGCGCTGCAAGAGCTTGCGCATCATTCCTCGGACACGGCGCGGGGCTGGGCCTGTTTCATGGTCGCAGCCGTGGATGGCATGCCCCTCGCCGAGCGGCTGGCCGCAATCCGGCCGCTGGCCGACGACGGCCATTTCGGTGTGCGCGAATGGGCCTGGATTGCCGTCCGCCCACATCTTTCCGCCGATCTGGATCAAGCGATCGCCCTGCTGGCGGCCGGCTGGACATCAGATCCATCCGAACGCATCCGCCGGTTCGCCTCGGAATCAATCCGCCCGCGCGGCGTCTGGTGCACCCATATCGCGCCCTTGAAGAAGGAGCCCGAACGCGCGCTGCCCGTGCTCGAGCCGTTGCGCGCCGATCCCTCGCCTTACGTGCAGGATTCCGTCGGCAACTGGCTGAACGATGCGGCCAAGGATCGGCCCGAGTGGGTCCAAGCGCTCTGCGCGCGTTGGTCCGCCGAAAGCTTGAGCCCGGCGACGGCGCGCATCTGCCGCCGTGCACTTCGGTCCATCCCCACGAAATCCACGTCCCGAGACGGGTGA
- a CDS encoding arylsulfatase, which yields MSAHDGKASSATADNGCGVTDVSRRDLLLSGTIFAAASLVASGASVSPARAQQSSSSSGKPPNILVIFGDDIGVPQISAYTMGLMGYRTPNIDRIAKEGAIFTDSYGQQSCTAGRASFILGQEPFRTGLLTIGMPGDPHGIQDWMPTIADVLKTKGYSTGQFGKNHLGDHDEHLPTNHGFDEFFGNLYHLNAEEEPEGYFYPKDPEFKKKYGPRGVIKSSADGKIEDTGALNTKRMETIDEEFLAAAKDYIDRQVKADKPFFCWFNSTRMHVFTHLKPDSLGKTGKGIHADGMVEHDGHVGQLLQQLDELGIADNTIVLYTTDNGAELALWPDGAQTMFHGEKGTTWEGGFRIPMMVRWPGVVKPGSQINEPVTLMDWLPTFATAAGITDVKEEMKKGFKGTSKTFKVHLDGYDLTGLLKGEAKEPPRDSVYYFDQGGNLNAIRWNDWKLSFAQASHGNIATATREVPSWAVIANLRMDPYERGMEDGGGAIEFLARNMWLLVPIQGKIKEFFADFNDYPYQSGSTLNASGINYGWLQQQAALKKLNELESLAPR from the coding sequence ATGAGCGCGCATGACGGTAAAGCCAGTTCCGCGACGGCCGACAATGGTTGCGGGGTAACGGATGTCAGTCGCCGAGACCTGCTCTTGAGTGGCACCATCTTCGCAGCCGCCTCGCTGGTCGCCTCCGGCGCTTCGGTGAGCCCGGCCAGGGCACAGCAATCTTCCTCCTCCAGCGGCAAGCCGCCAAACATCCTCGTCATCTTCGGCGACGATATCGGCGTTCCGCAGATCAGCGCCTATACGATGGGCCTGATGGGCTACCGCACGCCCAATATCGACCGGATCGCCAAGGAAGGTGCGATCTTCACCGACAGCTACGGCCAGCAGAGCTGCACAGCAGGCCGCGCCTCCTTCATCCTCGGCCAGGAGCCGTTCCGCACCGGCCTCTTGACGATCGGCATGCCGGGCGACCCGCACGGCATCCAGGACTGGATGCCGACGATCGCCGACGTCTTGAAGACCAAGGGCTATTCGACCGGCCAGTTCGGCAAGAACCATCTCGGCGACCATGACGAGCATCTGCCGACCAATCACGGCTTCGACGAGTTCTTCGGCAACCTTTACCACTTGAATGCCGAGGAAGAGCCGGAAGGCTATTTCTATCCGAAGGATCCGGAATTCAAGAAGAAGTACGGCCCGCGCGGCGTCATAAAGTCTAGCGCCGACGGCAAGATCGAAGACACCGGCGCGCTCAACACCAAGCGCATGGAGACGATCGACGAGGAGTTCTTGGCAGCCGCCAAGGATTACATCGACCGGCAGGTAAAGGCCGACAAGCCGTTCTTCTGCTGGTTCAACTCGACCCGCATGCACGTCTTCACCCACCTGAAGCCCGACTCGCTCGGCAAGACCGGCAAGGGCATCCATGCCGACGGCATGGTCGAGCATGACGGTCACGTCGGCCAACTCCTGCAGCAGCTCGACGAGCTCGGCATCGCCGACAACACCATCGTGCTCTACACCACAGACAACGGCGCCGAACTGGCGCTTTGGCCGGATGGCGCGCAGACGATGTTCCACGGCGAAAAGGGTACCACCTGGGAAGGCGGTTTCCGCATTCCGATGATGGTGCGCTGGCCGGGCGTGGTGAAGCCGGGCTCGCAGATCAACGAGCCGGTGACGCTGATGGACTGGCTGCCGACCTTTGCGACGGCTGCAGGCATTACCGACGTCAAGGAGGAGATGAAGAAGGGCTTCAAGGGCACGTCGAAGACCTTCAAGGTGCATCTCGACGGCTACGACCTGACGGGGCTGTTGAAGGGCGAGGCGAAGGAGCCGCCGCGTGACTCGGTCTATTACTTCGACCAGGGCGGCAACCTTAACGCCATCAGATGGAACGACTGGAAGCTGAGTTTTGCCCAGGCAAGCCACGGCAACATCGCCACCGCCACTCGTGAAGTGCCGAGCTGGGCCGTCATCGCCAACCTGCGCATGGACCCCTATGAGCGCGGCATGGAAGACGGCGGCGGGGCGATCGAGTTCCTGGCGCGCAACATGTGGCTGCTGGTGCCGATCCAGGGCAAGATCAAGGAGTTCTTCGCCGACTTCAACGATTATCCGTACCAGTCCGGAAGCACGCTGAATGCCAGCGGCATCAACTACGGCTGGCTGCAACAGCAGGCGGCGCTGAAGAAGCTCAATGAACTGGAGAGCCTGGCTCCGCGCTGA